From Methanomassiliicoccales archaeon LGM-RCC1, one genomic window encodes:
- a CDS encoding iron ABC transporter permease, protein MNLKALKPVKDTPPEAPVEEHIKGYRAKEHRRLVYLMILIVIIAALSIYSATIETMTITYEEVLEILRKTLTGTPYDSRMEEVKASIILDRSMPRTVAAILVGISLAVSGAMMQSITRNPLTDSYTIGISSAAMLGVTIGIVYGVCIIPVFTGNAGNIVNAFLFALIPAAVITVISSFKKMSPTMMVLIGIGIMYMFNAFSTFIKFNADPDALQEIYEWSIGTLATVIGWDFAVPLLAGTVLILVIGIILANHINVMASGDSMAKALGVRPILTRVVCFVSISIATGICVCYTGTIGFVGLVAPHIARLFVGSDNKILIPTSAVLGAFMIICADILVRRIPGGLPAGVITALIGAPIFLYILYKQRKNAAF, encoded by the coding sequence ATGAATCTGAAGGCTCTGAAACCTGTGAAGGATACTCCGCCGGAAGCTCCCGTGGAGGAACACATCAAAGGATACAGGGCAAAGGAGCACCGCAGATTGGTCTACCTGATGATCCTCATAGTCATAATCGCTGCTCTGAGCATCTATTCAGCGACCATCGAGACCATGACGATAACATACGAAGAGGTCTTGGAGATTCTCAGGAAGACCCTTACCGGAACCCCTTACGACAGCCGTATGGAGGAAGTCAAGGCCTCAATCATATTGGACCGCAGTATGCCCAGGACGGTGGCCGCAATCCTCGTCGGTATCTCATTGGCAGTTTCCGGAGCCATGATGCAATCCATCACCAGGAACCCCTTGACGGATTCATACACCATCGGTATATCATCAGCCGCGATGCTCGGAGTGACTATCGGGATCGTATACGGCGTTTGCATTATCCCTGTGTTCACCGGAAACGCAGGCAACATCGTCAATGCCTTCCTGTTCGCATTGATACCTGCCGCAGTAATCACTGTGATCTCATCTTTCAAGAAGATGAGTCCAACCATGATGGTCCTGATCGGTATCGGTATAATGTACATGTTCAACGCGTTCTCCACATTCATCAAGTTCAATGCGGATCCTGATGCTCTCCAGGAGATCTACGAGTGGAGCATCGGAACACTGGCCACCGTCATCGGATGGGATTTCGCTGTCCCACTCCTAGCAGGTACCGTTCTGATATTGGTCATCGGCATAATCCTGGCCAATCACATCAACGTCATGGCCTCAGGAGACTCTATGGCTAAGGCATTGGGAGTCAGACCGATCCTGACTAGGGTCGTCTGTTTTGTTAGCATCTCCATCGCCACGGGTATCTGTGTTTGCTACACAGGAACAATCGGTTTTGTAGGTCTGGTGGCCCCGCATATCGCAAGGCTATTCGTCGGAAGCGACAACAAGATCCTGATACCTACATCAGCCGTTCTGGGGGCATTCATGATAATCTGTGCCGATATCCTTGTCAGAAGGATACCCGGCGGTCTGCCAGCAGGAGTCATAACGGCATTGATCGGTGCTCCGATCTTCCTGTACATCCTGTATAAGCAGAGAAAGAATGCAGCGTTCTGA
- a CDS encoding iron ABC transporter permease: MNPLTSIYRALTKKHLLLIVAVILITIVITTYSICVTQYSISFEEALTVIHNRLNNILPSTNKEELLDFIVWDNLIPRGLAGVLIGAILGVCGCLMQSTIRNPLADPYTTGISSGALLGVTLYVIFGISLIPESVSGVGMMTMAFIFALIPCSAILLISAFKKISSTTIVLIGIALMYFFTSVSTLFRYTGTDESIAIIYSWTVGTLGKAGWDSIIPLLLTTILIVVISMYLANSINVMSTSDKLAISLGVNPQRIRLIMMVVVSISAAIAVCYSGTIGFVGLVAPHVSRIFVGSNAKILIPTSACIGAFMLIAADVVSRIIIPTGLPVGIITSLVGGPLFLLILIRQKRNAWGQ, encoded by the coding sequence ATGAATCCTCTGACATCTATCTACAGGGCCCTTACGAAGAAACATCTGTTATTGATAGTCGCCGTAATCCTCATTACCATAGTCATCACGACCTATTCAATATGCGTCACCCAATATAGCATATCCTTCGAGGAAGCTTTAACGGTGATCCACAACCGCCTTAATAACATCCTGCCGAGCACCAACAAGGAAGAGCTCCTCGATTTCATCGTATGGGATAATCTGATTCCCCGCGGTCTCGCAGGAGTCCTGATAGGCGCAATACTAGGGGTCTGCGGTTGCCTGATGCAGTCCACGATAAGGAATCCTCTGGCCGATCCGTATACCACCGGAATATCGTCAGGAGCGCTGCTGGGAGTCACTCTGTATGTGATCTTCGGCATATCCCTGATCCCCGAGAGCGTATCCGGCGTCGGCATGATGACTATGGCCTTCATATTCGCACTCATCCCGTGCTCCGCGATACTGCTGATCTCGGCATTCAAGAAAATCTCCTCGACGACGATCGTTCTCATAGGAATTGCCCTGATGTACTTCTTCACATCCGTATCCACGTTATTCCGTTATACCGGTACGGATGAGAGTATCGCCATCATCTATTCCTGGACTGTCGGTACCTTGGGAAAAGCGGGTTGGGATTCTATCATCCCCCTTTTGTTAACGACGATTCTCATCGTCGTGATCTCGATGTATCTGGCGAACAGCATCAACGTCATGTCCACCAGCGATAAGCTCGCGATATCCCTCGGAGTGAATCCGCAGAGAATACGCTTAATCATGATGGTCGTGGTTTCTATTTCAGCTGCAATAGCGGTATGCTATTCAGGTACCATAGGCTTCGTCGGTCTGGTCGCCCCTCACGTGTCAAGGATATTCGTGGGTTCCAATGCCAAGATACTCATCCCGACATCCGCCTGCATAGGCGCATTCATGCTGATCGCTGCGGATGTGGTCTCACGTATAATCATCCCGACCGGTCTCCCTGTAGGAATCATCACTTCTCTGGTAGGAGGTCCGCTGTTCCTGCTCATACTCATCAGACAGAAGAGGAACGCCTGGGGACAATGA
- a CDS encoding iron ABC transporter permease — MDSDELRVKYAKERRKKYAFILVCVALAVAVTFISLAVGTRNLSVEQVFDLVINHLKGDVSPEDAYDDRIIWEYRIPRAFLAVIAGCILAIAGTVMQSVMKNPLADPYTTGVSSGAVFGMAIAAVLGFRIGNGFVGEYATVLNAIVFAMVPVAVIIIMSPFFRKSPSTLILAGVATSYLFSSLTALLLVSTSSENLAHVYHWEIGNLAELGWTPVYVLFVVLLVGAGILWPMANKLNLMSLDDKDAKALGLDGKNLRIICLTVLSFMTACLIAFTGIIGFVGLVIPHIVRLILGSDNKFIIPAAMAFGAFFLLACDCLARWMDLGATIPIGVVTSFIGAPIFLFLIIREKKEVW, encoded by the coding sequence ATGGATTCCGATGAACTGCGTGTCAAATACGCCAAGGAGCGTCGCAAGAAGTATGCCTTCATTCTGGTATGCGTCGCCTTGGCTGTGGCCGTAACGTTCATTTCGTTGGCAGTGGGAACCAGGAATCTATCTGTGGAGCAGGTTTTTGATTTAGTTATCAACCATCTCAAGGGCGACGTCAGCCCTGAGGATGCATACGATGACAGGATCATCTGGGAATACAGGATTCCTCGCGCATTCCTGGCGGTAATCGCAGGATGCATACTGGCGATCGCCGGAACTGTCATGCAGAGTGTCATGAAGAATCCGTTGGCCGATCCGTATACAACAGGAGTATCTTCTGGTGCAGTGTTCGGAATGGCCATCGCTGCAGTATTGGGTTTCAGGATCGGTAACGGTTTTGTCGGAGAATACGCGACCGTGCTCAACGCGATAGTATTCGCGATGGTCCCTGTCGCAGTCATAATCATCATGTCCCCGTTCTTCCGCAAATCACCATCGACATTGATTCTCGCTGGAGTAGCCACTTCGTACCTGTTCAGTTCACTTACGGCACTCCTGTTGGTATCGACTAGTTCTGAGAACCTTGCGCACGTCTACCATTGGGAGATAGGAAACCTTGCAGAGCTAGGCTGGACACCTGTCTACGTTCTGTTCGTGGTGCTGCTGGTAGGAGCAGGCATCCTTTGGCCTATGGCCAATAAGCTGAACCTCATGTCGTTGGATGACAAGGACGCTAAAGCCTTGGGTCTTGACGGCAAGAACCTTCGCATAATCTGTTTGACAGTCCTGTCATTCATGACAGCATGCTTGATCGCATTCACAGGAATAATCGGTTTTGTAGGATTGGTTATTCCCCACATCGTAAGGCTGATTCTGGGCTCCGATAACAAATTCATAATACCCGCCGCAATGGCATTCGGAGCATTCTTCCTTCTTGCCTGCGATTGTCTGGCAAGATGGATGGACCTCGGTGCAACTATTCCGATTGGAGTGGTCACTTCATTCATCGGCGCACCGATTTTCCTGTTCCTCATCATAAGGGAAAAGAAGGAGGTGTGGTGA
- a CDS encoding iron ABC transporter permease, translating into MNENADTEHTSFRDEYGTYIVRKIVLIVLCIILSIFLLGFSIYIGGSDIDFARVYSLLIDHLMGHEYETGTIDFIDDYVVWNLRLPRALIGIIAGAGLAAGGAVMQSVMKNPLADPYTTGISSGACFGMAIAIIVGLEIGSGTILGDTGGVLNAFIFAVVPMLLIIVLNQRIGASPTTLILAGVAISYIFNSLTTILMMMTDSETLANVYRWQIGSLSNNLTWNDFPILASVNIVGSIALIMLSSKLNVLTLGDASAKSLGMDADMMRVVCLFIISLMVASIVSYCGIIGFVGLVVPHIIRILIDSDNKFVIPASMALGAVFLISADIAARLISPLDAIPVGVILSFVGSPIFLYLIIRQKKEVW; encoded by the coding sequence ATGAACGAGAATGCAGACACTGAACATACATCATTCAGAGACGAGTACGGGACCTACATAGTCAGGAAAATCGTCCTTATCGTCTTGTGCATCATCCTGTCGATATTCTTACTTGGTTTTTCAATCTACATAGGCGGCTCGGATATCGATTTCGCCAGAGTCTATTCACTTTTGATAGACCATCTCATGGGTCACGAATATGAAACAGGTACAATCGATTTCATCGATGATTATGTCGTTTGGAATCTGAGGTTGCCCCGCGCTCTGATTGGAATAATTGCAGGAGCAGGATTGGCCGCGGGCGGTGCGGTCATGCAGTCAGTCATGAAGAATCCTCTGGCAGACCCATACACCACAGGAATATCCTCTGGGGCCTGTTTCGGAATGGCCATTGCCATAATAGTGGGACTGGAGATAGGCTCCGGAACAATTCTGGGCGATACTGGAGGTGTCCTAAACGCATTCATCTTCGCAGTCGTACCGATGCTTCTGATCATCGTTTTGAACCAAAGGATTGGTGCGTCCCCTACGACACTGATCCTAGCTGGAGTGGCCATATCTTACATCTTCAACTCTCTGACTACGATCCTGATGATGATGACCGATTCAGAGACCCTGGCCAACGTTTATCGCTGGCAGATAGGATCCCTCAGTAACAACCTGACTTGGAATGATTTCCCAATCTTGGCATCGGTGAACATTGTAGGATCGATAGCGTTGATTATGCTCTCATCCAAGCTCAACGTGCTAACCCTAGGAGATGCTAGTGCGAAAAGCCTTGGTATGGACGCGGACATGATGCGCGTGGTCTGCCTTTTCATCATCTCTCTAATGGTGGCATCAATTGTCAGTTACTGCGGAATAATAGGATTTGTCGGACTTGTGGTCCCGCACATCATTCGCATACTAATCGATTCTGACAACAAATTCGTTATCCCGGCATCCATGGCCCTGGGGGCTGTTTTTCTCATATCCGCAGATATAGCGGCAAGACTGATATCTCCGTTGGATGCCATACCTGTAGGCGTCATCCTTTCATTCGTCGGTTCGCCGATATTCCTCTACCTGATCATAAGGCAGAAGAAGGAGGTGTGGTGA